The region CCAAAATGGTGGCAATCAATAAACAGCCGAATATTAAATTGTATGTAAATAGTGAAGTTGAATCGATCGAAGGTTTTGTGGGGAATTTCAAAGTGAAGATCAACCGCAAACCTCAATATGTCGATCCGGATAAATGCACCATTTGTGATGATTGTACGGATGTTTGCCCGGTTATAGTTCCCAGCGAATATGACGAAGGTCTTGCCTGGAGAAAGGCTATTTATATTCCGTTTCCACAGTCAATTCCCGCCACCTTTACCATCGATACTGAAAATTGCCTTGGGTTTAATCCGATTGCCTGCACAAAATGCCGCGATATTTGTCAGCCGAATGCAATCGACTATGATAAAAAACCGGAAACTTTTGAAGAAGAGATCGGAGCGGTGATCGTTGCTACCGGGTTTGATCTATATCCGGTTGAGAAGATGGCGGAATACGGATACGGAAAATATCCTGATGTGCTGAACGGTCTGCAATTTGAAAGAATCCTTTCCGCAACCGGACCGACCGAGGGAGAAATGCATCGTCCTTCTGACGGAAAAGTTCCTAAAGAAATCGTGTTCATTCAATGTTCAGGTTCCCGAGATCCGGAAAGGCATAATCCGTATTGTTCCCGAATTTGCTGTATGTACACCCTGAAACACGCAAAATTATATAAACATAAAGTTCATGACGGACAGCCCTATATTTTTTATATTGATATTCGTTCCGGCGGAAAACGATATGAGGAGTTTGTCCAGCAGGCGGTAACTGAAGAAGGAATTGTTTATTTTCGGGGTAAAGTTGCGCGCATTTATAAAGAAGCTGATAAAATGATCGTCAGTGGAATCGATACTCTAACAGGTAAGAAAATAGAGATTGAAGCTGATATGGTAGTTCTGGCTCAAGCGATCGTTCCTAATTTTAATGCTGCTAAATTAATAAATACCTTAAAATTAAATACCGACGAAAATGGATTTCTGATCGAAGCACATCCCAAATTAAAACCTGTTGAGAGCGTACAGGCAGGTTTTTACCTGGCAGGGACTGCTCAAGGACCAAAAGATATTCCGGATACAGTTTCACAAGCATCGGGAGCAGCTGCCAAGGTGCTGGCATTACTTTCTAATGATAAGATCTTCCATTCTCCTATTGTCGCGGATGTAAATACGGAACTCTGCTCAGGATGCGGAATTTGCGTGGCAGCCTGTCCTTATGGTGCCAGAGAATTGGATGAACTTGCGAAAGTTGCCATTGTCAATGATGTGCTGTGTGAAGGTTGCGGTTCCTGTATCACTGTTTGTCCTTCGAGTGCGGCTCAACAGAAGAATCTTTCTGATGAACAGGTGCTTAATATGATCCAGATTTATACGAGTTGATAACAAGACCTTACTGATGGTTGAGATTTAATCTTGATATTCTTTCAAAAACTCAATCAAGATTACGAAACCTCCGTAATGGTTGGGAAGTAAAGGTCAACCCTTGCGAAGGTTTGCAACCATTCGCAAGGTTTTCAAAGGAAATGAAATTATGAAAGAATTCAAACCCAAAATCGTAAGTTTTCTGTGCAAGTGGTGTACTTCTGCGGGAGCAGATTTAGCCGGCACCAGCAGAATGAAATATCCTGTTTCCATTTTGCCGATAAGAGTTATGTGTTCCAGTAGAGTGGATCCGATGTTCGTTGTAAAAGCCTTTTTGAATGGTGCTGATGGAGTTCTGATCGGTGGTTGTCATCCGGGTGATTGTCATTACCAGGAAGGAAATTATCATACCAGGAGAAGATTCGTCCTCTTAACTAAAGTTTTTGATTCTCTCGGATTAGATACCAAAAGGTTGAAATTATCCTGGATTTCAGCATCGGAAGGACCGAAATTTGCCAAAGTCAGTAATGAATATACTGAAGAAATAAAAAGTTTTGGAGAAAATCCAACCAGAACAAATGTGTTCTTATAAAGACCTTACGGATGGTTGAGGAACGAATCCTCCGTAATGGTCGGGAAGTAAGGTCAACCATTGCGAAGGTCTATTAGTTAGAATTTCTCTGTATGTAACCATTCGCAAGGTTTTAGTTCAATATAAATGTGTGAGGAATAATGAAAGAAGAATTTACTCCTAAAATAGTAGGTTTTCTTTGTAACTGGTGTTCATATGCCGGAGCTGATCTGGCAGGTGCTGCCAAGTTGGAAATTCAACCATCGATAACAGTGGTCAGGGTTATGTGTACAAGCAGGATCGATCCGAATTTGGTTTTAACGACTTTTTTAATGGGAGCAGACGGAATCCTGATTGCCGGTTGTCATCCTGGTGATTGTCATTATGAAGAAGGAAATTATTATGCCCGTAGAAGATTTGCTTTAATGAAAAAAGTGGTTGAAACTCTGAAAATAGATCCGGAAAGATTACAGTTATCCTGGGTATCTGCTTCCGAAGGAAAACGCTATGCGGAAGTAGTAAACAAGTTCACGGAAAAAATTAAAAAGATGGGTCCAAATCCTGTCCGGACTAATCCATATCTATAATGTTCTAAAAAAACAAGGAAGGAAATGTGGATAACAATAATGTTTTAGTAATTGGAGCTGGTGTTGCCGGAATAGAAGCAAGTTTGCTGCTGGCAAATGCCGGTAAAAAAGTATATCTAATCGAGAAAGATCTCATTATTGGTGGAAATGTTATCAAATATGAGGAAGTTTTTGCCAATATGGAATGCTCGACTTGTATGATAGCTCCCAAACAGCAGGAAGTTCTGCAAAACGAGAACATCGAACTTTTATCACTTTCCGAAGTGGAAAAAGTGCAAGGTGAATCAGGAAATTTCACGGTTACTGTAAATAAGAAAGCACGATATGTAAGCCTTACTGCTTGTATCGGTTGTGGAATGTGTTATGATCCCTGTCCTGTAAGTTTGAAAAATGAATTTGAACAGAATCT is a window of Candidatus Cloacimonadota bacterium DNA encoding:
- a CDS encoding CoB--CoM heterodisulfide reductase iron-sulfur subunit A family protein yields the protein MKRIGVFICHCGVNIKGTVDVEKLTRDIAAYPGVAYIENYIFMCSEPGQKLIKETVIEHKLDGVVVAACSPTLHEMTFQDDLVEVNINRHQLEVANIREQCSWVHNDMEEATRKANLIIKTAIEKLRLNESLYPISAPLTKKVLIIGGGIAGIQAALDIADGGYEVILVEKSPSIGGHMIQLSETFPTLDCSQCIMTPKMVAINKQPNIKLYVNSEVESIEGFVGNFKVKINRKPQYVDPDKCTICDDCTDVCPVIVPSEYDEGLAWRKAIYIPFPQSIPATFTIDTENCLGFNPIACTKCRDICQPNAIDYDKKPETFEEEIGAVIVATGFDLYPVEKMAEYGYGKYPDVLNGLQFERILSATGPTEGEMHRPSDGKVPKEIVFIQCSGSRDPERHNPYCSRICCMYTLKHAKLYKHKVHDGQPYIFYIDIRSGGKRYEEFVQQAVTEEGIVYFRGKVARIYKEADKMIVSGIDTLTGKKIEIEADMVVLAQAIVPNFNAAKLINTLKLNTDENGFLIEAHPKLKPVESVQAGFYLAGTAQGPKDIPDTVSQASGAAAKVLALLSNDKIFHSPIVADVNTELCSGCGICVAACPYGARELDELAKVAIVNDVLCEGCGSCITVCPSSAAQQKNLSDEQVLNMIQIYTS
- a CDS encoding hydrogenase iron-sulfur subunit, with the translated sequence MKEFKPKIVSFLCKWCTSAGADLAGTSRMKYPVSILPIRVMCSSRVDPMFVVKAFLNGADGVLIGGCHPGDCHYQEGNYHTRRRFVLLTKVFDSLGLDTKRLKLSWISASEGPKFAKVSNEYTEEIKSFGENPTRTNVFL
- a CDS encoding hydrogenase iron-sulfur subunit gives rise to the protein MKEEFTPKIVGFLCNWCSYAGADLAGAAKLEIQPSITVVRVMCTSRIDPNLVLTTFLMGADGILIAGCHPGDCHYEEGNYYARRRFALMKKVVETLKIDPERLQLSWVSASEGKRYAEVVNKFTEKIKKMGPNPVRTNPYL